The Candidatus Nezhaarchaeota archaeon DNA window GTATGAGAGGGCATTCAGATTAGAGTGCAAAGCGATTAAGAGGGTCAGAGATGTGCTAGGTCTTAAGAACGTGTGGGTGATGTTGCCCTTCGTCAGAACCACATGGGAGATGGAGAAGGTGCTAAAGATAATGAAGGAGGAGGGACTTGAGAGGGGAAGGGACTTCAAGGTTTGGGTCATGGCTGAGGTTCCGAGCGTCATATTCATGGCTGATGAGTTCTGCAAGTATGTCGATGGTTTTAGCATAGGTAGTAATGACTTGACACAGTTAATACTTGGAGTTGATAGGGACTCCGAGATTTTACCGAGTCTTGATCCACGATATTTCGACGAGAGGGATCCAGCTGTTTTGAGGGCCATAAGCCACCTGATCAAGGTAGCGCACAAGCACGGAGTAACTGTAAGCATATGTGGTCAAGGACCTTCGTACTTAGAAGACTTCGTGGAATGGTTGGTAAGACAGGGAATAGATAGCATATCTGTCAATCCCGATGCTGTTATAAGAGTGCGTCGCCTCGTTGCTCAGGTTGAGAGGAGAATGTTACTTGAGAACATGCTAGAGACAAAGAGAGAGGGCAAGAGACTTCGCAAGAAATAAGTTTTACGTAAACCTTCCATCAAGTTTGCTGCTTTACTCCAAGATCGTTAAACTTACTAGACGAGCTTTCAACGATTCAAAGTCCGTGTTACTAAAAGGATTAAGAGGTCTTGAGCCCGAGTCGCGTCGCTTGAAGGGGTCCTAGGCGTTGTAAAAGGGAAAGCATTTAGTAAGTGAGGAGCCTCTTCTTCTCTGTATGAGGATGAGACTTTGATATAGCGACCAAATTCGCTAAGGTGATCGGAGACGTCTGCTAAGAAAAAGAAAGTTGAGGGGTTAGGCCTACCAGCTCATAAGCATTGCATAATCTGTGGAGGAGTCGTTCCGCCCGACAGGAATCCACCAGTGTGCGAGGGACAATGCGAGGAGGAGTTAATTAAGAGGGAGAAGAAGAGCAAAACTTTTAACTTGGTATGGATGATGATGATCTTTGGACTCTTAGCATTGATGTTCATTAGCTTTTTTGCATTGCCAAGATAGAGCAGAATCAACTCTCATTAACTTCCTTTATAACCCTTACTTCACATGGTACGGGAAGTTTTGAAGCAGCCCTCCTCGCGGCTTCTCTCGCCACCATCTCTTTATCCGGTGGAATTCTTATAGTTAAGATCACGTCTCCAGCCTTCACCCTGGCTGCCGTGCCTATGGGATCCCCAAACGCAAGACGCATACCGTCTTGAAGCCTGTCAGCACCAGCAAAAGCCATCATTTTATTTTCTCTAAGGATGTGATGTGGGTAAGGATGTATCTTGAGCAGGTAATTACTTTCACCAAGGCTCGAGGATAAGTACTTACTGCAAGCGACCCTCATAGCCTCTAATGCGTTATGCCTTATCTGTGCCGGCTCTTTAGCGACCAGTTGTATTACCAGAGGGAAGTTAGCCTTTGTGTTCCCCATAGTGAACTTCGTAATCTTTGGTGGTGGAACGCCGTGCACGTATTCTTTCCTTGTGTAAGCTGGTCCCTTAACAAGTCTGTAGCAGCGAGCTGGTCTTAGAGGCATACTTCTTGCACCTCCCCTCTATAGGGGGAGGGTCTCTTTTAGCTTTTCTTCACAACATGTTCAATAAGCCTTAAGTGTACCTTGCGTAGGAAAGCTAACATTACGTACACTTCCTTTTGAGATATGAATGACTTACCAAGGATCCTTTTGAAAACCAATTGAGCCTTCGACCTCTTTTCCTCTGGAAACCCCACAAGTTCCAGTATATCTGTGAAGTACCTAAGAGCTACCTCCTTCAACCTTGTACTTGCAAGCTTCAACTTACGCTTCACGTGAATGGTTTTTGAGAGCTCGTATAACACTACGGCAATTGCATGGGTGACGTTCATTACTGGATACTCGTCGCTT harbors:
- a CDS encoding 50S ribosomal protein L16 codes for the protein MPLRPARCYRLVKGPAYTRKEYVHGVPPPKITKFTMGNTKANFPLVIQLVAKEPAQIRHNALEAMRVACSKYLSSSLGESNYLLKIHPYPHHILRENKMMAFAGADRLQDGMRLAFGDPIGTAARVKAGDVILTIRIPPDKEMVAREAARRAASKLPVPCEVRVIKEVNES